Proteins encoded by one window of Paenibacillus sp. DCT19:
- the yaaA gene encoding peroxide stress protein YaaA encodes MRMIISPAKKMKVDTDLMASKQLPQFINETEQLLSLLQKLTYDELKSMWKCNDAIAEQNVERIQNMNLKTNLTPAIYAYEGIQYQYMAPGVFQQEELAYLEKHLRILSGFYGMLRPLDGVTPYRLEMQGKLQGPGFKSLYQFWGSKLADQLQAESNCILNLASKEYSKNITPFLSEETEFITCVFGQMVEGKLVEKATRAKMARGEMVRYMAEHKITDIKDVRSFDRLDFSFSEALSDERTYIFLHVERN; translated from the coding sequence ATACGAATGATTATTTCACCAGCCAAAAAGATGAAGGTCGATACCGATCTGATGGCATCTAAGCAGTTACCCCAATTTATAAACGAAACTGAGCAACTCCTGAGTTTGCTTCAGAAATTAACCTACGACGAACTTAAATCAATGTGGAAGTGTAACGATGCCATCGCCGAGCAGAATGTGGAGCGAATTCAGAATATGAATCTGAAGACAAATCTTACGCCAGCCATCTATGCCTATGAAGGAATTCAGTATCAGTATATGGCGCCTGGTGTTTTTCAACAGGAGGAACTGGCGTATCTGGAGAAGCATTTACGCATTTTATCCGGCTTCTATGGTATGTTACGGCCTTTGGATGGTGTCACTCCATATCGCTTGGAAATGCAGGGCAAGTTGCAGGGACCAGGATTCAAGTCGCTCTATCAATTCTGGGGAAGCAAATTGGCAGATCAGCTTCAAGCGGAAAGTAATTGCATCCTAAATCTAGCTTCCAAAGAGTACAGCAAGAACATCACGCCTTTTCTGAGCGAGGAAACAGAGTTCATCACATGTGTATTTGGACAGATGGTCGAAGGGAAGCTTGTTGAGAAGGCAACGCGTGCCAAGATGGCCAGAGGTGAGATGGTGCGTTATATGGCGGAGCATAAGATTACAGACATAAAGGACGTTAGAAGTTTTGATCGGTTAGACTTTAGTTTTTCCGAAGCGTTATCGGATGAGAGAACTTATATATTCTTACACGTAGAGAGAAATTAG
- the solA gene encoding N-methyl-L-tryptophan oxidase, which yields MIQSYDVIIVGAGSMGMSAGYYLARSGLKTLMIDAFDPPHTEGSHHGESRLIRHVYSGGPDYIALALLAQNLWQELEDATGNNLLVRSGVINLVNPEFHSFRDRLTHADDAGVRYEMLRANEVMKRWSGITIPEHYEGMYEPDAGYLFSERCVQTYRQAAEQAGATLLTHTLVEHVECGAQSVSVKTAGGDTYHASKLILSTGAWFQTLKPFVNLPIRAVRKTVGWFDAPEALFGEEHFPGFTISEQAGVYYGFPSIGGAGVKIGRHDTGPTWTPGEQQTPFGAEETDEGELRRLLELRMPLAAGQLKRGSVCKYEMTPDEDFIIDHHPMHEHVWLAGGFSGHGFKFASAVGKILSDLVQTGHTDQDISRFALSRFSKTGI from the coding sequence ATCATACAATCCTATGACGTCATTATCGTTGGAGCAGGCTCCATGGGGATGAGTGCAGGTTATTATCTGGCACGAAGCGGGCTTAAAACCCTGATGATTGATGCTTTTGATCCCCCACATACCGAAGGAAGCCATCATGGAGAGTCCCGATTAATTCGCCATGTTTACAGCGGAGGGCCTGATTACATCGCGTTGGCACTTCTTGCCCAGAATTTATGGCAAGAGCTAGAGGATGCAACGGGCAACAATCTGCTTGTTCGTTCAGGGGTTATCAACCTGGTTAATCCAGAATTCCATTCGTTTCGCGACCGGTTGACTCATGCTGATGATGCCGGAGTCCGATATGAAATGCTGCGTGCAAATGAAGTGATGAAGCGCTGGTCAGGGATTACAATTCCTGAACATTATGAAGGCATGTATGAACCGGATGCTGGTTATCTGTTCAGTGAACGCTGCGTTCAGACTTATCGGCAAGCCGCAGAACAAGCAGGTGCCACCCTGCTAACGCATACCCTTGTGGAACATGTGGAATGCGGAGCTCAATCCGTATCCGTAAAAACCGCTGGAGGAGATACATATCACGCTAGTAAGCTCATACTTAGCACAGGTGCCTGGTTTCAGACATTGAAACCGTTTGTGAATCTTCCGATTCGAGCCGTTCGCAAAACGGTAGGATGGTTTGATGCGCCGGAAGCATTGTTCGGGGAAGAACATTTTCCTGGTTTCACTATATCCGAACAGGCTGGTGTCTATTATGGATTTCCCAGTATCGGCGGGGCTGGAGTGAAGATCGGCCGTCATGATACGGGACCTACATGGACGCCAGGAGAGCAACAGACACCATTCGGAGCGGAAGAAACAGACGAGGGTGAACTCCGGAGGCTGCTTGAGCTTCGAATGCCACTAGCGGCTGGCCAATTGAAGCGTGGCAGTGTATGCAAATACGAAATGACACCCGACGAGGACTTTATTATTGATCATCATCCGATGCATGAGCATGTTTGGCTTGCAGGCGGCTTCTCGGGTCACGGCTTCAAATTTGCAAGCGCAGTTGGCAAGATCCTGTCCGACTTAGTCCAGACAGGGCATACGGATCAGGATATTAGCAGGTTTGCCCTGTCCCGATTCTCCAAGACCGGCATCTAA